Genomic DNA from uncultured Acetobacterium sp.:
CGAGGATTTGCTTTCCAATATGATCCGCTGTGTTACCTTTGATGCCGACCAGTATCACGATACCCAGATGCATCTAGTCGCCCCGGCTGCCCATCGGGAAATCGACAAAGACTATCTGGACGCTGGCCCGTGTCTTCACATTGTCGTTGAAAGTGGCCGGTACAATGATGCCACCAATCAGGTCATTGAAAAAACACGACTGGCGGCCTATGAGTGGGCAAATAAAAACCAGCTCCAATTAACGGGCACCGTATATCTGCATGTCCGTCTGATCCTCTTTCATGACAATATCGAACAGGCCTTTGTGGAAGCCTGGGCGCCCATTGATCAAAATAGTTGATCGAAATAGAAGATCAAAATAATTGTTGACCTGGGGGCTGCCCCCGGCTTTATACTCTAGACATATCATTAATAAGGAGTCGCAAATGAAAACAATGATTGTCAGAGAATATCACGATTTTATCCTTCCTGATTCATATACCCTGGATCTAAGCAAGCAAAATATAAAAGGTTGCACCGGCTGTTGGACGTGCTGGTGGAAAACACCAGGGCGCTGTATCCATCATGATTTGGATCTCTTTTACCATCACTATATCACCTCAGAAAAGGTCAGCTTTTATCTCACAGTATCCCAGGGGTTTGTCAGTGGCAAGCTGAAAACCCTGTTTGACCGGATGATCCCCCTTTTTCTGCCCTACACCAATTATGCTTCGGGCGAGTCCATGCATGATAAGCGCTATGACCGTTATCCTGATATCGAAATTCACTATCAGGATACTTTTTTAGATCCAGCCGAAAAAAAAGTCTTCGAAGACTATCTGCAGCGAACATTTTACCAGTTTCATAGCAAAAATATCACCTTAACTGGGGACAAGCAAGGAGCTCGACCATGAAAACACTGATCCTTAACGGCTCCCCCCGGGCTGATCACGGGAATACCCAATTATTTATTGACCATTTTCAATCAGGGCTCACCCAACCGCTGCCGGTTCGCTATATTCTCCAGGAGAACCCAGAAATATTAGCGCTGGAGATGAATGATTATGACACGATCCTGCTGGTGATGCCACTGTACATCCATTCCATGCCCGGGATTGTGATGAAGCTTTTTGAGGAACTGAACCCTCATCCCACCAATCACAAAAAAATCGGTTTTATTGTTCAGGCTGGTTTTATTGAAAGTTCAACCGCACGATATCTGGAACATTATCTTTCATCTTTAGCCCGCCGTTTAAATTACACCTATCTTGGCACCGTCGTTAAGGGGGATGCAGCCGCCTGTTCGATCCTGCCACATTTTTTCTTTGGCAAACTGTTTAAACAGCTCAACGCTTTGGGTGCCGAGTATGAAAAAAACGGATCTTTCGATCCGCACTTAGTCACAAAGCTGGGTAATCCGGTTGATTTATCAAAATTTCAGGTATGGCTATTGGAATCGCCTCTTGTTAAACGACTCAATCAGATTGGGTGGAACTGGATTCTCAAAAGAAACGATTGTTTTGAAAATCGCTTTGATCAGCCTTATCTTTGATGGGATGCCGATTATTATCGCTCAATAGTTTTTGATAGTTACCCTGGAGTTTTGATTAGGTTGGGGGATGTCGCAATCATGCCTCATCCCCCAGAACCTCCAGCTCGCTGAAGGCTTTGACAAAATCCTTGATCCCATAGTTTTCAAAGTCTACCTCAATCATAGTTTCATCTTCGCTGATGACCTGGCCGATGCCGTATTTTTTGTGGCTGACCTGGCGAAGGG
This window encodes:
- a CDS encoding flavodoxin family protein, translating into MKTMIVREYHDFILPDSYTLDLSKQNIKGCTGCWTCWWKTPGRCIHHDLDLFYHHYITSEKVSFYLTVSQGFVSGKLKTLFDRMIPLFLPYTNYASGESMHDKRYDRYPDIEIHYQDTFLDPAEKKVFEDYLQRTFYQFHSKNITLTGDKQGARP
- a CDS encoding NAD(P)H-dependent oxidoreductase, with the protein product MKTLILNGSPRADHGNTQLFIDHFQSGLTQPLPVRYILQENPEILALEMNDYDTILLVMPLYIHSMPGIVMKLFEELNPHPTNHKKIGFIVQAGFIESSTARYLEHYLSSLARRLNYTYLGTVVKGDAAACSILPHFFFGKLFKQLNALGAEYEKNGSFDPHLVTKLGNPVDLSKFQVWLLESPLVKRLNQIGWNWILKRNDCFENRFDQPYL